A segment of the Triticum urartu cultivar G1812 chromosome 1, Tu2.1, whole genome shotgun sequence genome:
cgcctgggaggggggggtaggcgcgccccctaccttgtggcctcctcctttgtttcttgacgtagggtccaattctcctggatcatgttcggtgagaaaatcaagttcccgaaggtttcatgccgtttggactccgtttgatattacttttcttcgaaaccctaaaataggcaaaaaacaacaattctgggctgggcctccggttaataggttagtaccaaaaataatataaaagtggataataaagcccaataatgtccaaaacagtagataatatagcatggagcaatcaaaaattatagatacgttggagacgtatcaataagccgagcaattggttcatactttttaatgcACTTCAGCTTTTTGACCcctcacacaatacatgagcgcaagccatggatatagcactacgggtggaatagattatgatgataggggtaaatatggagaagacaaaaaagtaagaaagtctcacattgacgcggctaaccaacgggctatggagatgcccatcaattgataccAATGctaggagtagggattgccatgcaacgaatgcacaaagagctataagtgtatgaaagctcaatatgaaaactaagtgggtgtgcatctaatcctataataaaaattcccactagtatatgaaagtgacaacataggagactctccatatgaaaaacatggtgctactttgaagcacaagtgtggaactagcatgccccttctctctttttatttttttaattttgttctttctttttttttcttttttctttcttttatattttttctctcattgtccggagtctcgtctcgacttgtgggggaatcttagtctccatcatccttacctcacttgggcaatgctctaataatgaaaattgttgatcatcacacttctatttacttataactcaaaacaactaaaaattacaactcgatacctataacaaaatatgactctgtatgaatgcctctggcattgtaccaggatgtgcaatgatctagcataacaATGATATCAAAAAAGGACAAGGCATggaaatatcatgctagctatcttacgattatgcaaagcaatatgataatgaatgctcaagtcatcaaaacAGAAGtagtggaagttgcatggcaatatatcttggaatggctatggaagggccataataggtaggtatggtggctattttgaggaagatataataaggctgatgtatgatagagcgtatcatatcacggggtttggatgcacctacgaagtttgcaccaactctcgaggtgagaaagggcaatgcacggtaccgtagaggctagcaaattgcggaaaggtaagagtgtgtataatccatggactcacattagtcataaagaactcatatacttattgcaaaagtttattagctctcgaagcaaagtactactacacATGCCCCCAGGGGGATAGactggtaggaaaagaccatctctcgtccctgaccgccactcataaggaagacaatcaataataaatcatgctcaaacatcatagcataacgagagactatacgtgcatgctacgggaatcacaaaccttaacaccaatatctTACTAATCACAAccgtttactagtacctcccacatattccatctctatatcgcaaaactattgcaaggaatcaaaaataccatattcagtgatccataagttttatgtaggattttatgactaaccatgcaaatgaccaattcttgctgactctataaatagatataagtgaagcatgagagtttaattctttctacaaaagaccatgctctaataagtataagtgaagcaaaagagcattctacaaacaatggttttctatgtgaagagaaacaggcaatcgaAACTttaaatgatataagtgaagcacatgaagcattctataaagccacactcaaaatatataagtgaagtgcaatgagcactCTATAAATCAACCACAGACTATCTCATACCAACATGGTGCATAAAagtaaaaatgaaaactaaacacaaaagacgctccaagattcacacatatcacatgaacgaaacgagaacgacaacataccgatacttggtgaagaaagatgggatgccttccggggcacccccaagcttagacgcttgagtctccttgaatatttacttaaggtgccttgggcatccccaaacttgagctcttgcctctcctccttctcctcatattgAGACCTCCTCGAtttttgatcacttcatccacacaaaactcaacagaaagctcggtaagatccgttagtataataatcaaatcactactataagtactgttgaaaaccaattcatattttgtttttgcattgtagctactgtattATGACTTTTTCATGCCTTATACTACCTATGGAATCGATAatgcatcgaaaacagaatctgtcttaaataggacagtctgtagtaatctgaacattcaccatacctctggtactcaaaaaattctgaaaaattagtacgaaataaaaatttgtatagaaatacTATGCAAAATTTTTAGAACCGTttgatgttccagtaaaaaatgaaaattcaTGCGCTACAATTAAAGTTTCTGTTCTTGCACCGCacataccaacaagcaatctaatcatcctaaaggaaAATATTGGCACATtgtttttataatacaatggattgtacaaggggataattattttgtGAGAATTTTCATGAAATtttttacattgtttccatgagcatgaaccacaaatgttcaaggtcgaccctcacttctccaatgcataacttcCAATCGCTTCTTGTGAAAAAGTTTTTAAGTTCCgtctatatttttttgtttttaaactttataaaagcactcaacagaaataaatgactctctaaaactttcggGTTGTCTCCTTGGCAGCGCTTtgtttaaagccattaagctaggcataaagtgctcaagtaatggatctacccggatcccaaggtatatcaaagccaattttaattaacaatgatttggcatttattagtaagcacaaagcaacatatttaaaacaaaacagaggctagcCAACTCGCTCCGAGGGAGCTCCCTCGATTTCCTGCTTCATTGGCTGTTGGATGGTGGTCAAAATAGTCTTCTGCGTGATCTAGAACGTCGGATGATTGTGGTGCTCGTTTTCACCGCGTGGTAACCTCGCATTGGCTGATGACGTGTGGGCTCATGCGATGTGCTGGTTGGCTGGGTCAACCGTTTCGTGGTACATGCGCACCCTGTCCCTGCACGCCGCGTGCACGTCGCGCTGTTTGTGGGAGATCGTGCGAGAGCCACACCCATTGGTCACCGCCCCGCACAAACCCTACCCTTTCCAGTGCTCCCAAATTGATGCAGCcgcctcccctctccctctcttcctCCCCCAACGCGCCGGCCGCCTCCACCTACCATACCGCATCCCCTCCCTCTCTTCCTCCCCAAACGCGCCGGCCGCCTCCACCTGCCATATCGCGTCCCCACTGCCGCCATGGCCTCTTCAGGAGGCACGCCCCTCCATGGTGTGAAGCAGTAGACCAAGATCTGAAGCAGGAAGAGGAGATCCAGGCACCCCAACGGTGGATGGATCGATGCGAGGTGACGACGAGCTCCTCCGGACGTGGGGGCAGCGAGGCCGGAGATCCAATCGGCGCATGCCCATTAGGGTCGAAGCTGCTGCGCTCCGGTCCCCAAGCTGCCTCCAGGCTCGCTTCCTCCTCCATCCTCGGGCACGGAGGCAAGgttctccggcggcggcgggaacCTCCAGGCAGAGAGCGACCCCTCGTCAAGTAGGGGATCGATTTGTCCTGTAGCTTCTTTCCCCTCTATAAAGGAGATTTTTTTCCTTTGCTTGATGTGTTTCCCTCCTTTCAATTGTATGATTTTTAGGATGGGCCTTCCTATCCATAAGTTTGCCTTTATACTGCATATTAGTTCACTCTTTTGGGTAGATAACTAAACTCTTGCAACCTTACTAAATCATTGAAGTTGTCCTTCCCAAACCGAGCTTTGCTTTACAACAACTTGACTGCCTGTCTATTTGTGTAGTTTTCTGCATAttcatacggctctgaatgttgTTCCGTTCCTTGATAAATACATCGCTCTACATGGTTGATTAAAGAAGTTAACTCTTCTTCATAGCAGTTTTTCAAATGCCCTGATGGGACGACCCTAAACATGGATAGTTAAACTTGGTATATCAGCTCAAACACCTGATTGGTAAAATTGAGTTCTATTGGTCCTAACTGCTGTTCTAAATCCtttaaaaagaaaaaaagtgATATACTAAATAAACTATCTACTCTATTATTTTTATTTATTAGTCTTGATTCCATCCATGTATTTATAGTACCCTGGGTAGCTGCAACAGTGGTgctctttctttctctctctgtATGGAACTTCCGGATGGGATTTAGACAAGGAAAAGGAGACCCATGCGAAATCGAGCGTCCTGGTGGTGCCTCGACCAATGTGGGTCGACGGATAGCACCGGTGAGCGTGGTGCTTGGTGCAGCGAGCTGGATAGGCGGCAGGAGAGGTGACCATGGGTGTGGCTTGGGGAGCCCCGCACGCATCAAGCAACGACGAGTGCATCCAACGCCACCATGCTGCTGGTCCTGGGGAACAAGGTATTGGCATTTGTAGTTGTACAACACTAGCGAACCGGCAAGCGATGCAGTTGTTTGTTCCTTTCCCGTGTAAACTATGAACTGAATGGCTACTGTGTTGATGCATATATTTATATAATCGAAGTTTAGTTTTATTATGTCCATATCTTTGATTCTTTCTACTTTAGTGTGGTCTGAGATATAATGATTTATTTCATGTCTATCTCATATCTATTTATACTTTGTTTGGAAATTGCAGCATCCTCTCCTAACTGCTTCTAATGCACTTCATGGAAATAGCTTTTCTTTGCTGATGTGATTTGGATTTTTGCTCTACGCAACCATTTCCCGTGATTAACTTCAGAAGATGGCGAGAGCCGTTGGTCAAATTAGTTTGTTAATTTGATTCATATGCTTTGGAAAAAAACTATGTTCATAGATCATGTTGTATGCGCTTAGGATGCTCCCGTCTTTATTCATTAGATTCAAGCAGTTTGTTTGTGCAGCAATCTTGCTGCTGACATCAGATTTTACAATTTGGGGTGTGGGTTTTGCTACTGGTGACACCCCATGAATAGTAGCTAGTGCGTACATTTTCATAGATATTTATATCATACTGAGATAACACTCTTCTAAGCGGAATGTTTGTTTTTATATACTTCTAGATGCTAATTTACCGTTCTTGATTTTGGTGGGGATATTCCTTCATTTGCTTGGTTGGCTGTCAATGCTCACCAATTTTTTAATATCTCCCATGGCTAAATTTAGTCCAACATTTCCAGTATGTATCTTCTTCTACTATCAGTGTTAATTCTGCCATAAGCATATTACTCTCCTAGCATTTTTTTTCTTTCGATGAAAAACACACTTGTTCAGTTTTTTACTACATAGAAAAAGATAAGTTCAATTTGGTTTCTAATGTTCATGTCGGCCTTTGCCTAAGCAAAAAAAGGTAACCAGTTTATATTGTAATCTGGTTTTTAGTTTCTCTTTGATTCAACCTTTTTTTGTGTGCTGTCTAACTGTTAGATTGTCTGGAACATCTCAGAACAACCTTTCGTGTCCCCGATATTATCTTGTTTCCTGAACAATATTATTTTATTTGCTTTATCTGCCACCATGAATTCCTAGAGTTCCTTTCTCTCCTTCCAATTGACATTCTTAGATGTGATTCTATTAGAAATTTTGTGCCATGACAGAAGTAATGGTTGATTGCTCTGGTTTAGCCTTTATGTCAGTTGTTGCTGAGGGTCCGGTTTCTCATTTTTCAGAATTTGTAGTCGCAGGGATGTGTATAATATGGATAACTGAACTGGTGTTTAGGGGTTTTAGTGCAGGACTGCTACTTGCTTGGTTATTTAGATCAACTGGTGTTTAGAGATTTCAGTGCGAGTGATGTTCCAGTTTCGATTGCAGGGCTTCGAGATGCACCATGAGGATTGAAACAAGTCTTATATAGGGCTGCTAAATTATTATGCTTTTGGTCTTTTCTGAATTTAGTTAGCATAAATACTTCCAGAATACCTATTATAATATGGAAGTCTGTTGGTAACAACACTGATTTTGCCAATTTGTGGAACATGCTTCATTTTTGCAGGTAAAAGAAGGAAGAGAACATTGGAGAAAAAGGCAGCAGGACGGATTCTCTAAGCTTTCTCAAATGTTTGAACAATTAGAAGATAGTTACAATCATTTTTCTCTTGCCTTATTACATCTTGATGTTAATAGGCTTTGCAAGGTACTATGCGCCCCGTTCAAGGTTTACAGAATTTGCACCATCCTATTATAGTTTGTTCTGATGACATAATTGACCAGTTCTTCCTTGAGTAAATTAATATTGTGGCTGCTACTCCTTTGTGCATTGTTACATAGAGTTATATAATTGTGAAGGTGTGTACACATCAACATATAATTCCCACGATCCTATTACAGTTTGTTCTGACGACAATATTGAGCAGCTCTTACTTGAGTAAATTGTGCAGCTCTTCCTTGAGTAAATTAGTATTGCAGTTACTAAGCCTTTGTGCATTCTGATACAGCTCTACTAAAATACTACTTTCTTATGCCCATTTTAAACCGAGACCCAACTTTACATCATTTCTATTCTCATCCATTCTCCTGAATTTTAGTCTGCTTCAGCAATGCTATGACCTGACACTTCATgtatatatatgaaaaaatgaTCGCAATTTTGTTGTTGTGATTTGGTCAATCCTTGGTGTTTCGATTCCTACCAATCTCTCCTTTGTTTGGCAAGTGATGCCACCCGAAGGGCTGCAAGTCCAAGACAACAACGGTAATATCCTTCGCATATTTGGAAGGCGCGGAACAATATCGTTTCAACTTAGTCAGGTGTTGGCCCAAGGATGTTATTTCTCGCTGATgttttatttaattattttaaaacgaGGCAAAAGACTTTCATTTTCATTGGCTTAGAATATAGTGAGAATTGCCTGGTTAATTGAGGAAAACCGAGCTAAAACCAACACAACTCAACCCACACAACATGGGTACCACCGGCCAACCTGGCCACATGCTAACAGATGGCTACACATGCGAACAATTGACAAATCCGACTTTGAAGACGAGCTTCGCAAGGGAAATATGCAGGACTTGCGCTGATCATGCCCTCTGTAGATAACCATTGAGTGTCTATCATCATCACCACCTGGACTCCCTCAGAAATCAACGCCCCCGAAACGGCCGCCTCGGCGAACAACATCGTTCACATGAATTGTAGACAACTTTGTTGCTGATGTGAATATCTCTGGATGTGATGTCTGTCATTCACATCTTATAGAATATATAACTCTGTGCTACCAAATTAGAATTTGTATATACATCTCATTATAGACAGCAAAATATACCATGTTTTTCCTACTAAAGAGGATTAGATTTGTTACA
Coding sequences within it:
- the LOC125506481 gene encoding uncharacterized protein LOC125506481, which gives rise to MQPPPLSLSSSPNAPAASTYHTASPPSLPPQTRRPPPPAISRPHCRHGLFRRHAPPWCEAVDQDLKQEEEIQAPQRWMDRCEVTTSSSGRGGSEAGDPIGACPLGSKLLRSGPQAASRLASSSILGHGGKVLRRRREPPGRERPLVKQGKGDPCEIERPGGASTNVGRRIAPVSVVLGAASWIGGRRGDHGCGLGSPARIKQRRVHPTPPCCWSWGTR